From the genome of Salvelinus alpinus chromosome 19, SLU_Salpinus.1, whole genome shotgun sequence, one region includes:
- the cdca2 gene encoding cell division cycle-associated protein 2 isoform X1: MDNLTLLEASCLSTMSNITSPLDFTLLTPSQLGISTQSFTPSSNVKEKSRLAQLKVKRRSNVGVRSSPETNSLICYIAQQRMETPPTQQDTHAIPFFPRVPSTLKQKMAIFQSIMNVEENEAVLKQDNHTGGCIKTRDVLSGGGWSCDSGGKENMSPVSQHPSLTSPPSKRRCTARTLGECVEEIREATTPVLKRTATILKQQQNKEVAVVQNKDHQPTLNVEPASVSLSPALGTDAMSQGKPQPSPMKQHCTPTKEEQDQECSFELHSPSQPLVLHSGRVRTTLPQLFVMPSLLEVNPTDEADGGNVNSTIKKHVRFGILLPPELFDKNLPPSTPLRKGGTPVCAPTSAGGSQLRSLLKTPLTLAQLDFSSPSLTGASPPLTMGPCCGEQESTHTQGKIPFPSMEEDVDSSWMDNAELETGPLDLTSAFQEEDSVREEMPDAAPVPDPAPVPDPALEPEPAATARSRSRKRKQPEEKSEPVKKRSSRTAAKSACGRMKNSAKHCFGKKAVNRSLYGKRDYASKNPTLSPITEILFSLSHSPQHPHNCKPTAKEDPILLEDYVNSDPITGVVTAAALWSSCFCPPVSEDSPEDTTPAAEPSDGPSVDCQSPVGSTTTDSSGTGRAAQIWRRWSGPTETARTKRQSVIRVGRGKGRKVSVPVDNWLSEETEEQVENFDTEQDPTETTQPEVLVSSPAKHTVPGNREGEPNTHNTSDPVDTDQCTGTLPDAGRSGDSPARADTDTTTPCPPPDKVSTTVAPSEQKAVSHVEQSTNKGGQRGAAQGPGRSRGRRSSLYASSVIEEEQASQPNGPQAVENDNHGSGMELGNVIEQASTSYPDSLLPPWAQEEFNIDDVLRPLPCRGHRSVRRSLRNQSQSSTLEAAGLAWLPHTSPDSISAVRRKTRGRRSSIQALLHPPLEEVNHTNL, encoded by the exons ATGGACAACTTGACTCTACTGGAGGCCTCGTGTCTTTCTACAATGAGCAACATCACATCACCCTTGGATTTCACCCTGCTCACACCCTCCCAACTGGGTATCTCCACTCAAAGCTTCACGCCATCTTCTAACGTCAAAG AAAAATCTCGCCTAGCTCAGCTGAAGGTGAAGCGGAGGTCTAATGTTGGGGTACGGAGTTCACCAGAGACCAACTCCCTAATCTGCTACATTGCCCAACAAAGGATGGAAACTCCCCCAACACAACAG GATACCCACGCCATCCCCTTCTTTCCCAGAGTCCCCTCTACTCTAAAGCAGAAGATGGCCATCTTCCAGAGCATTATGAATGTGGAGGAGAATGAAGCAGTGCTGAAACAGGACAATCACACAGGGGGATGCATCAAGACAAGAGATGTTCTGTCTGGTG GTGGGTGGAGCTGTGATAGTGGTGGGAAGGAGAACATGTCCCCAGTGAGCCAGCATCCCTCTCTGACTTCCCCACCCAGTAAGAGGCGCTGCACAGCACGTACTCTGGGGGAGTGTGTGGAGGAGATTAGGGAGGCCACCACTCCTGTCCTCAAACGCACTGCCACCATACTGAAGCAGCAACAGAACAAGGAG GTTGCAGTTGTCCAGAATAAGGACCATCAGCCAACTCTCAATGTAGAACCTGCTAGTGTGTCTCTGTCACCAGCCCTGGGTACTGATGCTATGTCCCAGGGCAAGCCACAGCCCTCTCCTATGAAGCAGCACTGCACTCCCACCAAGGAGGAGCAGGACCAG GAGTGCTCTTTTGAACTGCACAGCCCCAGCCAACCTCTGGTTTTGCATTCAGGACGAGTCAGGACAACTCTGCCTCAGCTGTTCGTCATGCCATCTCTTTTGGAGGTGAACCCCACTG ATGAAGCTGATGGTGGCAACGTTAACTCCACTATAAAGAAGCATGTGCGTTTCGGGATCCTGCTGCCCCCTGAACTCTTTGACAAAAACCTTCCCCCCAGCACCCCTCTACGGAAGGGGGGAACCCCGGTCTGCGCCCCAACATCTGCCGGGGGGTCCCAGCTGAGGTCACTGCTGAAGACCCCCTTAACCCTAGCCCAGCTGGACTTCAGCAGCCCCTCTCTAACTGGAGCCTCCCCACCCCTCACTATGGGACCCTGCTGTGGGGAACAGGAGAGCACCCACACTCAGGGAAAG ATCCCTTTCCCTTCAATGGAAGAAGATGTTGACAGTTCATGGATGGACAATGCAG AGCTGGAGACTGGACCTCTGGATCTGACCTCAGCTTTTCAAGAGGAGGACTCTGTTCGTGAGGAAATGCCAG ATGCTGCCCCAGTGCCTGACCCTGCCCCAGTGCCTGACCCTGCCCTGGAGCCAGAACCAGCTGCCACAGCCCGCTCTCGCAGCAGAAAGAGAAAG CAACCAGAGGAGAAGAGTGAGCCTGTGAAGAAGAGGTCGTCTCGTACGGCTGCCAAGTCTGCCTGTGGGAGGATGAAG AACTCAGCAAAGCATTGCTTTGGGAAGAAGGCGGTGAACCGTTCTCTGTATGGGAAGAGAGACTATGCATCCAAGAACCCCACCCTCAGTCCCATCACGGAGATCCTGTTCTCCCTTAGCCACTCTCCTCAACACCCCCACAACTGCAAACCCACAG CCAAAGAAGACCCCATCCTATTAGAAGATTACGTTAACAGTGACCCCATCACCGGAGTGGTCACAGCAGCAGCCCTGTGGTCAAGCTGCTTCTGCCCCCCGGTCAGTGAGGACTCACCAGAAGACACCACCCCAGCTGCAGAGCCCTCTGATGGGCCTTCAGTAGACTGCCAGAGCCCTGTAGGCTCCACCACCACAGACAGCTCTGGGACTGGAAGAGcagcacagatctggagaagatGGTCAGGTCCAACAGAGACCGCCAGAACCAAAAGGCAGAGTGTTATTAGAGTAGGTAGAGGGAAGGGCAGGAAGGTCAGTGTTCCTGTTGATAACTGGCTGAGTGAAGAGACCGAGGAGCAGGTAGAGAACTTTGATACAGAACAAGACCCAACAGAAACAACCCAGCCAGAGGTTTTAGTGTCCAGCCCAGCCAAGCACACAGTACCTGGTAACAGAGAGGGtgaacctaatacacacaatacctcagacCCTGTAGATACAGATCAATGCACTGGCACACTTCCAGATGCAGGTAGGAGTGGGGATAGTCCAGCTAGAGCAGACACTGATACTACTACACCCTGCCCTCCTCCAGATAAGGTTAGCACCACAGTGGCTCCCTCAGAGCAGAAGGCAGTGAGCCATGTAGAACAGAGTACAAACAAAGGCGGGCAGAGAGGAGCAGCTCAGGGCCCAGGCCGCTCCAGGGGTAGAAGGAGCTCTTTATACGCCAGCTCAGTCATAGAGGAGGAGCAGGCTTCTCAGCCAAATGGGCCACAGGCAGTGGAGAATGATAACCACGGTTCAGGAATGGAGCTGGGTAATGTTATAGAACAGGCCTCCACCTCCTACCCagactctctccttcccccctgggcACAGGAAGAGTTCAACATTGATGATGTGCTAAGGCCTCTCCCCTGCAGGGGGCATCGGTCTGTCCGCCGCAGCCTGAGGAACCAGAGCCAGAGCAGCACCCTGGAGGCCGCCGGCCTGGCCTGGCTACCCCACACCTCTCCGGACTCCATTAGTGCTGTCCGCAGGAAGACCAGGGGCAGACGCAGCTCCATCCAGGCTCTACTACACCCTCCCCTGGAGGAAGTGAACCACACTAACCTATGA
- the cdca2 gene encoding cell division cycle-associated protein 2 isoform X2 → MTNITWQTIQNLLVSFFQLCRVHVEQLVAVVQNKDHQPTLNVEPASVSLSPALGTDAMSQGKPQPSPMKQHCTPTKEEQDQECSFELHSPSQPLVLHSGRVRTTLPQLFVMPSLLEVNPTDEADGGNVNSTIKKHVRFGILLPPELFDKNLPPSTPLRKGGTPVCAPTSAGGSQLRSLLKTPLTLAQLDFSSPSLTGASPPLTMGPCCGEQESTHTQGKIPFPSMEEDVDSSWMDNAELETGPLDLTSAFQEEDSVREEMPDAAPVPDPAPVPDPALEPEPAATARSRSRKRKQPEEKSEPVKKRSSRTAAKSACGRMKNSAKHCFGKKAVNRSLYGKRDYASKNPTLSPITEILFSLSHSPQHPHNCKPTAKEDPILLEDYVNSDPITGVVTAAALWSSCFCPPVSEDSPEDTTPAAEPSDGPSVDCQSPVGSTTTDSSGTGRAAQIWRRWSGPTETARTKRQSVIRVGRGKGRKVSVPVDNWLSEETEEQVENFDTEQDPTETTQPEVLVSSPAKHTVPGNREGEPNTHNTSDPVDTDQCTGTLPDAGRSGDSPARADTDTTTPCPPPDKVSTTVAPSEQKAVSHVEQSTNKGGQRGAAQGPGRSRGRRSSLYASSVIEEEQASQPNGPQAVENDNHGSGMELGNVIEQASTSYPDSLLPPWAQEEFNIDDVLRPLPCRGHRSVRRSLRNQSQSSTLEAAGLAWLPHTSPDSISAVRRKTRGRRSSIQALLHPPLEEVNHTNL, encoded by the exons atgactaataTAACTTGGCAAACCATTCAGAATCTGTTGGTGTCTTTTTTTCAACTTTGTCGTGTGCATGTTGAGCAACTG GTTGCAGTTGTCCAGAATAAGGACCATCAGCCAACTCTCAATGTAGAACCTGCTAGTGTGTCTCTGTCACCAGCCCTGGGTACTGATGCTATGTCCCAGGGCAAGCCACAGCCCTCTCCTATGAAGCAGCACTGCACTCCCACCAAGGAGGAGCAGGACCAG GAGTGCTCTTTTGAACTGCACAGCCCCAGCCAACCTCTGGTTTTGCATTCAGGACGAGTCAGGACAACTCTGCCTCAGCTGTTCGTCATGCCATCTCTTTTGGAGGTGAACCCCACTG ATGAAGCTGATGGTGGCAACGTTAACTCCACTATAAAGAAGCATGTGCGTTTCGGGATCCTGCTGCCCCCTGAACTCTTTGACAAAAACCTTCCCCCCAGCACCCCTCTACGGAAGGGGGGAACCCCGGTCTGCGCCCCAACATCTGCCGGGGGGTCCCAGCTGAGGTCACTGCTGAAGACCCCCTTAACCCTAGCCCAGCTGGACTTCAGCAGCCCCTCTCTAACTGGAGCCTCCCCACCCCTCACTATGGGACCCTGCTGTGGGGAACAGGAGAGCACCCACACTCAGGGAAAG ATCCCTTTCCCTTCAATGGAAGAAGATGTTGACAGTTCATGGATGGACAATGCAG AGCTGGAGACTGGACCTCTGGATCTGACCTCAGCTTTTCAAGAGGAGGACTCTGTTCGTGAGGAAATGCCAG ATGCTGCCCCAGTGCCTGACCCTGCCCCAGTGCCTGACCCTGCCCTGGAGCCAGAACCAGCTGCCACAGCCCGCTCTCGCAGCAGAAAGAGAAAG CAACCAGAGGAGAAGAGTGAGCCTGTGAAGAAGAGGTCGTCTCGTACGGCTGCCAAGTCTGCCTGTGGGAGGATGAAG AACTCAGCAAAGCATTGCTTTGGGAAGAAGGCGGTGAACCGTTCTCTGTATGGGAAGAGAGACTATGCATCCAAGAACCCCACCCTCAGTCCCATCACGGAGATCCTGTTCTCCCTTAGCCACTCTCCTCAACACCCCCACAACTGCAAACCCACAG CCAAAGAAGACCCCATCCTATTAGAAGATTACGTTAACAGTGACCCCATCACCGGAGTGGTCACAGCAGCAGCCCTGTGGTCAAGCTGCTTCTGCCCCCCGGTCAGTGAGGACTCACCAGAAGACACCACCCCAGCTGCAGAGCCCTCTGATGGGCCTTCAGTAGACTGCCAGAGCCCTGTAGGCTCCACCACCACAGACAGCTCTGGGACTGGAAGAGcagcacagatctggagaagatGGTCAGGTCCAACAGAGACCGCCAGAACCAAAAGGCAGAGTGTTATTAGAGTAGGTAGAGGGAAGGGCAGGAAGGTCAGTGTTCCTGTTGATAACTGGCTGAGTGAAGAGACCGAGGAGCAGGTAGAGAACTTTGATACAGAACAAGACCCAACAGAAACAACCCAGCCAGAGGTTTTAGTGTCCAGCCCAGCCAAGCACACAGTACCTGGTAACAGAGAGGGtgaacctaatacacacaatacctcagacCCTGTAGATACAGATCAATGCACTGGCACACTTCCAGATGCAGGTAGGAGTGGGGATAGTCCAGCTAGAGCAGACACTGATACTACTACACCCTGCCCTCCTCCAGATAAGGTTAGCACCACAGTGGCTCCCTCAGAGCAGAAGGCAGTGAGCCATGTAGAACAGAGTACAAACAAAGGCGGGCAGAGAGGAGCAGCTCAGGGCCCAGGCCGCTCCAGGGGTAGAAGGAGCTCTTTATACGCCAGCTCAGTCATAGAGGAGGAGCAGGCTTCTCAGCCAAATGGGCCACAGGCAGTGGAGAATGATAACCACGGTTCAGGAATGGAGCTGGGTAATGTTATAGAACAGGCCTCCACCTCCTACCCagactctctccttcccccctgggcACAGGAAGAGTTCAACATTGATGATGTGCTAAGGCCTCTCCCCTGCAGGGGGCATCGGTCTGTCCGCCGCAGCCTGAGGAACCAGAGCCAGAGCAGCACCCTGGAGGCCGCCGGCCTGGCCTGGCTACCCCACACCTCTCCGGACTCCATTAGTGCTGTCCGCAGGAAGACCAGGGGCAGACGCAGCTCCATCCAGGCTCTACTACACCCTCCCCTGGAGGAAGTGAACCACACTAACCTATGA